In the Bordetella genomosp. 10 genome, one interval contains:
- a CDS encoding alpha-D-ribose 1-methylphosphonate 5-triphosphate diphosphatase yields MTATLLTHARVVLPDTVLENGAVLIEDGRIAAIEPAAAGAAREVDLQGQILMPGLVDLHCDAIEKEAEPRSRVLFPFDFAVAQVDRRNAAAGISTPYHALSFANREWGVRNNETVAELIRAVHAFRRHGLVDNRIHCRYEISDETAMPHLQCLIEAGMVDLLSVMDHSPGQGQFKTLEAYLDYVMGNHGFSREQAEEAARAKLAGMEGSAQRVETLLAQARAAGVPTASHDDDSVHRIAAMRNLGVSMSEFPINLDTAKAAVSCCLPTILGAPNVLRGQSQSGSMRAIDAIRAGVASCLCSDYQPSTLIAAAFAAAAQAGLTLSQASALVAGNPARACGLDDRGHIRVGLRADLIAVNVVNGLPLVSHTWSSGRLVFAAHYPVAVAAHAGGGGLEVVA; encoded by the coding sequence ATGACCGCCACGCTACTGACCCATGCCCGCGTCGTGCTGCCCGACACCGTGCTGGAGAACGGCGCCGTGCTGATCGAGGACGGCCGCATCGCCGCCATCGAGCCCGCCGCCGCGGGGGCCGCGCGGGAGGTGGACCTGCAAGGACAGATCCTCATGCCGGGCCTGGTGGACCTGCATTGCGACGCCATCGAGAAGGAAGCCGAGCCGCGCTCGCGCGTGCTGTTCCCCTTCGACTTCGCGGTCGCCCAGGTGGATCGCCGCAACGCCGCCGCCGGCATCAGCACGCCGTATCACGCGCTGTCCTTCGCCAACCGCGAATGGGGCGTGCGCAACAACGAGACCGTCGCCGAGCTGATCCGCGCCGTGCACGCCTTCCGCCGGCACGGCCTGGTCGACAACCGCATCCACTGCCGCTACGAAATCAGCGACGAGACGGCGATGCCCCATCTGCAATGCCTGATCGAGGCGGGCATGGTGGACCTGCTGTCCGTGATGGACCATTCGCCGGGGCAAGGGCAGTTCAAGACCCTGGAGGCCTATCTCGATTACGTGATGGGCAACCACGGTTTCAGCCGCGAGCAGGCCGAGGAGGCCGCGCGCGCCAAGCTGGCCGGCATGGAGGGCTCGGCGCAGCGCGTGGAGACCCTGCTGGCGCAGGCCCGCGCCGCCGGCGTGCCCACCGCCAGCCACGACGACGACTCGGTGCATCGCATCGCCGCCATGCGCAACCTGGGGGTGTCGATGAGCGAATTCCCCATCAACCTGGATACCGCCAAGGCGGCGGTGTCCTGCTGCCTGCCTACCATCCTGGGCGCGCCCAATGTGTTGCGCGGGCAGAGCCAGAGCGGATCGATGCGCGCCATCGACGCCATCCGCGCCGGCGTCGCCAGTTGCCTGTGCTCGGATTACCAGCCGTCGACCCTGATCGCCGCGGCCTTCGCCGCCGCCGCGCAGGCCGGCCTGACCCTGTCCCAGGCCAGCGCCCTGGTGGCCGGGAATCCGGCGCGGGCCTGCGGCCTGGACGACCGCGGCCATATCCGCGTCGGCCTGCGCGCCGACCTGATCGCGGTCAACGTGGTGAACGGGCTGCCCCTGGTCAGCCATACGTGGAGCAGCGGCCGGCTGGTGTTCGCCGCGCATTACCCCGTGGCCGTGGCCGCGCACGCCGGCGGCGGCGGGCTGGAGGTCGTGGCCTGA
- the phnL gene encoding phosphonate C-P lyase system protein PhnL — protein MQAQTMIEARGVGKMFTLHNQGGVRLPVFDNVDFDAARGECLVLSGPSGTGKSTLLRCLYGNYLTTAGVIRVRDGGQWVTLTGAPEQRVLRLRRDVIGYVSQFLRAIPRVGALDVVAEPLRQRGVALDEARERAAVLLARLRLPERLWRLPPATFSGGEQQRVNIARGLIGGHPVLLLDEPTASLDAENRAVVVELIRESMAEGRCLVGIFHDEAVRDAVASRVLALKPASPAGVAALTE, from the coding sequence ATGCAAGCACAGACCATGATAGAAGCCCGCGGGGTCGGCAAGATGTTCACCCTGCACAACCAGGGCGGCGTGCGCCTGCCCGTGTTCGACAACGTCGACTTCGACGCCGCGCGCGGCGAATGCCTGGTGCTGTCGGGACCGTCCGGGACCGGCAAGAGCACGCTGCTGCGCTGCCTGTATGGCAACTACCTGACCACCGCCGGCGTCATCCGCGTGCGCGACGGCGGGCAATGGGTGACGCTGACCGGCGCGCCGGAACAGCGCGTCCTGCGCCTGCGCCGCGACGTCATCGGCTACGTCAGCCAGTTCCTGCGCGCCATCCCGCGAGTCGGCGCGCTGGACGTCGTGGCCGAGCCGCTGCGCCAGCGCGGCGTCGCCCTCGACGAGGCGCGCGAACGCGCCGCCGTGCTGCTGGCGCGCCTGCGCCTGCCGGAACGCCTGTGGCGCCTGCCGCCGGCCACCTTCTCGGGCGGCGAGCAGCAGCGCGTCAACATCGCGCGCGGCCTGATCGGCGGCCATCCCGTGCTGTTGCTGGACGAGCCCACCGCCTCGCTGGACGCCGAGAATCGCGCCGTGGTGGTCGAACTGATCCGCGAATCGATGGCCGAGGGCCGCTGCCTGGTCGGCATCTTCCACGACGAAGCGGTGCGCGACGCCGTGGCCAGCCGCGTGCTGGCCCTCAAGCCCGCCAGCCCGGCCGGCGTTGCCGCCTTGACGGAGTAG
- the phnK gene encoding phosphonate C-P lyase system protein PhnK yields MNASDIDPPLLSVRDLTHTWDGVHGCREINFDLYPGEVLCIVGESGSGKSTLLQAVSCQVEAQHGSVRYDLRDRGPTDLASLSGAQRRLLARTDWGYVRQHARDGLRMQVSAGANIAERLMAIGQRHYGSLREVAGNWLRKMEIDVGRLDDAPSSFSGGMQQRLQIARNLVTHPRLVFMDEPTASLDVSVQARLLDLLRQLVADLGLAAIVVTHDLAVARLLAHRTLVMRGGRVVESGLTDQILDDPQHPYTQLLVSSILQS; encoded by the coding sequence ATGAACGCAAGCGATATCGACCCGCCGCTGCTGTCGGTGCGCGACCTGACCCACACCTGGGACGGCGTGCACGGCTGCCGCGAAATCAATTTCGATCTCTACCCCGGCGAAGTCCTCTGCATCGTGGGCGAGTCCGGCTCCGGCAAGAGCACGCTGCTGCAAGCCGTGTCCTGCCAGGTCGAGGCCCAGCACGGCAGCGTGCGCTACGACCTGCGCGACCGCGGACCGACCGATCTGGCCAGCCTGTCCGGCGCGCAGCGCCGCCTGCTGGCGCGCACCGACTGGGGCTACGTGCGGCAGCACGCGCGCGACGGCCTGCGCATGCAGGTCAGCGCCGGCGCCAACATCGCCGAACGCCTGATGGCCATCGGCCAGCGCCATTACGGCAGCCTGCGCGAGGTGGCCGGCAACTGGCTGCGCAAGATGGAGATCGACGTCGGCCGCCTGGACGACGCGCCGTCCTCGTTCTCGGGCGGCATGCAGCAGCGCCTGCAGATCGCGCGCAACCTGGTCACGCACCCGCGCCTGGTCTTCATGGACGAGCCCACCGCCTCGCTGGACGTATCGGTGCAGGCGCGCCTGCTTGACCTCTTGCGCCAACTGGTCGCCGACCTGGGGCTGGCGGCCATCGTCGTCACCCACGATCTGGCCGTGGCGCGCCTGCTGGCGCATCGCACGCTGGTCATGCGCGGCGGCCGCGTGGTGGAAAGCGGCCTGACCGACCAGATCCTGGACGATCCGCAGCATCCTTATACCCAGTTGCTCGTTTCCTCCATCCTGCAGAGCTGA
- a CDS encoding alpha-D-ribose 1-methylphosphonate 5-phosphate C-P-lyase PhnJ, giving the protein MDTPAPQDAAAVARDPHYNFAYLDESTKRMLRRALLKAVAIPGYQVPFGSREMPLPYGWGTGGIQVTAAIIGADDVLKVIDQGSDDTTNAVNIRRFFGRVAGVRTTESTAAATIIQTRHRIPETPLRAGQIMVFQVPIPEPLRWLEPSEVETRTMHALAEYGGMHVKLYEDIAHHGHIATTYDYPVLVNDRYMMRPSPIPKFDNPKMDGNPALMLFGAGREKRVYAVPPYTKVKSLDFDDHPFTIERWEHRCSLCGSQDSFLDEIILDDEGARSFVCSDTEYCAARREEQA; this is encoded by the coding sequence ATGGATACTCCCGCTCCGCAGGACGCCGCCGCCGTCGCGCGCGATCCGCATTACAACTTCGCCTACCTGGACGAATCGACCAAGCGCATGCTGCGCCGCGCCTTGCTCAAGGCCGTCGCCATCCCGGGCTACCAGGTGCCGTTCGGCAGCCGCGAAATGCCGCTGCCCTACGGCTGGGGCACCGGCGGCATCCAGGTGACCGCCGCCATCATCGGCGCCGACGACGTGCTCAAGGTCATCGACCAGGGGTCGGACGACACCACCAACGCCGTCAACATCCGCCGCTTCTTCGGCCGCGTCGCGGGCGTGCGCACCACCGAGTCGACGGCGGCCGCCACCATCATCCAGACGCGCCACCGCATCCCGGAAACGCCCTTGCGCGCCGGGCAGATCATGGTGTTCCAGGTGCCGATCCCGGAACCGCTGCGCTGGCTGGAGCCGAGCGAGGTCGAGACCCGCACCATGCACGCCCTGGCCGAGTACGGCGGCATGCACGTCAAGCTGTACGAGGACATCGCGCACCACGGCCACATCGCCACCACCTACGACTACCCGGTGCTGGTGAACGACCGCTACATGATGCGGCCCTCGCCGATTCCGAAGTTCGACAATCCCAAGATGGACGGCAACCCGGCCTTGATGCTGTTCGGCGCCGGGCGCGAGAAGCGCGTCTACGCGGTCCCGCCGTACACCAAGGTGAAAAGCCTGGACTTCGACGACCACCCCTTCACCATCGAGCGCTGGGAGCACCGGTGCAGCCTGTGCGGATCGCAGGACAGCTTTCTCGACGAGATCATCCTGGACGACGAGGGCGCCCGCAGCTTCGTCTGCTCCGACACGGAATACTGCGCCGCGCGGCGCGAGGAACAGGCATGA
- a CDS encoding carbon-phosphorus lyase complex subunit PhnI — MYVAVKGGERAILNSYRMLDSFRRGDPAVPALTLAQIRAQMPLAVDRVMAEGSLYDPHLAALALKQAAGDVVEAVFLLRAYRTTLPRFGYSVPLETARMSLQRRISATFKDLPGGQVLGPTYDYTQRLLDFSLEDDAAPAPATRPPASEPLASGMPRVTDLLARESLMEPEEIPAGDPAPFDLTREPMAFPATRAARLQNLARADEGFLLAMGYSTQRGYGNTHPFVAEIRYGSVEVELYVEELGFAVTIGEIDVTECQMVSQFTGKAHQAPIFTRGYGLVFGYGERKAMSMSLIDRSLRARELGEAGTSPANDHEFVLYHSDNVEASGFTQHLKLPHYVDFQSSLALLRRLQAERAHGSVGGAPANAPADTDTDMDTATDAADGIPASTVAEDAGMQQA, encoded by the coding sequence ATGTACGTAGCCGTCAAGGGAGGCGAACGCGCCATCCTGAATTCCTATCGCATGCTGGACAGCTTCCGGCGCGGCGATCCGGCGGTGCCCGCGCTGACGCTGGCGCAGATCCGCGCGCAAATGCCGCTGGCGGTGGATCGCGTGATGGCCGAGGGCTCGCTCTACGATCCGCATCTCGCGGCGCTGGCCTTGAAGCAGGCGGCCGGCGACGTCGTCGAAGCGGTCTTCCTGCTGCGCGCGTATCGCACCACGCTGCCGCGCTTCGGCTACAGCGTGCCGCTGGAGACCGCGCGCATGAGCTTGCAGCGGCGCATCTCAGCCACCTTCAAGGACCTGCCCGGCGGCCAGGTGCTGGGCCCGACCTACGACTACACCCAGCGCCTGCTCGATTTCTCGCTGGAGGACGACGCGGCGCCCGCGCCCGCGACGCGGCCGCCCGCGTCCGAGCCGCTGGCGTCCGGCATGCCGCGCGTCACCGACCTGCTGGCGCGCGAGTCCTTGATGGAGCCGGAGGAAATTCCCGCCGGCGATCCCGCGCCGTTCGACCTGACGCGCGAGCCCATGGCCTTTCCCGCCACCCGCGCCGCCCGCCTGCAGAACCTGGCGCGCGCCGACGAGGGCTTCCTGCTGGCCATGGGCTATTCGACGCAGCGCGGCTACGGCAACACCCACCCCTTCGTCGCCGAGATCCGCTACGGTTCGGTCGAGGTGGAGCTGTACGTCGAGGAACTGGGCTTCGCCGTGACCATCGGCGAGATCGACGTCACCGAATGCCAGATGGTGAGCCAGTTCACCGGCAAGGCGCACCAGGCGCCGATCTTCACCCGCGGCTACGGCCTGGTGTTCGGCTACGGCGAGCGCAAGGCCATGTCGATGTCGCTGATAGACCGCTCGCTGCGCGCGCGCGAGTTGGGCGAGGCGGGCACGTCGCCCGCCAACGACCACGAGTTCGTGCTCTATCACAGCGACAACGTCGAGGCGTCCGGCTTCACGCAGCACTTGAAGCTGCCGCACTACGTCGATTTCCAGTCCAGCCTGGCGCTGCTGCGCCGCCTGCAGGCCGAACGCGCCCACGGCTCGGTGGGCGGCGCGCCCGCAAACGCGCCCGCGGATACGGACACGGATATGGATACAGCCACGGATGCCGCCGACGGCATTCCGGCGTCCACGGTCGCCGAGGATGCCGGGATGCAGCAGGCATGA
- the phnH gene encoding phosphonate C-P lyase system protein PhnH: protein MPQSPRAAAAPVTNLLPGFADPGVQAQAVFRVALQAMAEPGLPRALPADCGVPAGLSPALAALLLTLADVDTPVWLPPGLDGAVAAFLRFHCGCPLVETPAEASFVVVPAGHAAPGLADCNAGDPAYPDRSTTMLIEVAGWQGGPALRLTGPGIADARALAPAGLPADFRRQLTVNHRRFPQGVDVLLTHGREICGLPRTTRVEA from the coding sequence ATTCCGCAGTCCCCGCGCGCCGCCGCGGCGCCCGTGACCAACCTGCTGCCGGGTTTCGCCGATCCCGGCGTGCAGGCGCAGGCCGTGTTCCGCGTCGCGCTCCAGGCCATGGCCGAGCCCGGCCTGCCGCGCGCGCTGCCGGCCGACTGCGGCGTGCCGGCCGGCCTGTCGCCGGCCTTGGCGGCCTTGCTGCTGACCCTCGCCGACGTCGATACCCCTGTCTGGCTGCCGCCCGGCCTGGACGGCGCCGTCGCCGCCTTCCTGCGCTTTCACTGCGGCTGCCCGCTGGTGGAGACGCCGGCCGAGGCCAGCTTCGTGGTCGTGCCCGCCGGCCATGCCGCGCCCGGCCTGGCCGACTGCAATGCCGGCGATCCCGCCTACCCGGACCGCTCGACGACCATGCTGATCGAGGTCGCCGGCTGGCAGGGCGGTCCCGCGCTGCGCCTGACGGGACCCGGCATCGCCGATGCCCGCGCGCTGGCGCCCGCCGGGCTGCCGGCCGATTTCCGGCGGCAGTTGACCGTCAATCACCGTCGTTTCCCGCAAGGCGTGGACGTGCTGCTGACGCACGGCCGCGAGATCTGCGGTCTGCCGCGCACGACGCGGGTGGAGGCTTGA
- the phnG gene encoding phosphonate C-P lyase system protein PhnG: MDTQTSPTGSQAARAAWMRVLALADGAALDQAYRALGPLPAFRPLRAPEVGMAMVRGRAGGTGEQFNLGEMSVTRCAVAFEQGVVGTAYVQGRSLRHAEQAAVLDGLLQMDDWREPVQASVIAPLARAQEERRARRAAEAAQTRVEFFTMVRGEN; the protein is encoded by the coding sequence ATGGATACGCAGACCTCCCCGACCGGATCGCAAGCCGCGCGCGCCGCATGGATGCGGGTGCTGGCGCTCGCCGACGGCGCCGCGCTGGACCAGGCCTATCGGGCCCTGGGGCCGCTGCCGGCCTTCCGCCCGCTGCGCGCGCCCGAAGTCGGCATGGCCATGGTGCGGGGCCGCGCCGGCGGCACCGGCGAACAGTTCAACCTGGGAGAAATGTCGGTGACGCGCTGCGCCGTGGCCTTCGAGCAGGGCGTGGTCGGCACCGCCTACGTGCAGGGCCGCTCGCTGCGCCACGCCGAGCAGGCCGCCGTCCTGGACGGCCTGTTGCAGATGGACGACTGGCGCGAGCCGGTGCAGGCCTCGGTCATCGCGCCCCTGGCCCGGGCGCAGGAGGAGCGCCGCGCGCGCCGCGCCGCCGAGGCGGCGCAGACGCGCGTCGAGTTTTTCACCATGGTGCGTGGAGAGAATTGA
- the phnF gene encoding phosphonate metabolism transcriptional regulator PhnF, producing MFERRSGIAVWRQIGEALAMDIRNKLYNPGEQLPPEPELAAKFSVNRHTIRRAMGELEQIGLVRIEQGRGTFVQEHAIDYAIGKRTRFSENLRSQGLLGHVEVLGSQAERAAEIAMQLGLPRSATLLRVQLLGKAENRTINVSDHYFEERRFPGFADKLKEAKSISKVYRQFGIQDYTRKWSRITATLPDEAHARLLNQPKTRPIIQVESLNVDAEGRPLQYGITRFAGDWVQLMITGDD from the coding sequence ATGTTCGAACGACGATCGGGCATCGCGGTCTGGCGACAGATCGGTGAAGCGCTGGCGATGGATATTCGCAACAAGCTCTACAACCCGGGCGAGCAACTCCCGCCCGAGCCGGAGCTGGCGGCGAAGTTCTCCGTCAATCGCCATACGATCCGGCGCGCCATGGGCGAGCTGGAGCAGATCGGCCTGGTGCGCATCGAACAGGGGCGCGGCACCTTCGTGCAGGAACACGCCATCGACTACGCCATCGGCAAGCGCACGCGCTTTTCCGAGAACCTGCGCAGCCAGGGCCTGCTGGGCCACGTCGAAGTGCTCGGCAGCCAGGCGGAACGGGCGGCGGAAATCGCCATGCAACTGGGCCTGCCGCGCTCCGCCACCCTGTTGCGGGTGCAACTGCTCGGCAAGGCCGAGAACCGCACCATCAACGTGTCGGACCATTATTTCGAGGAACGCCGTTTCCCGGGCTTCGCCGACAAATTGAAGGAAGCGAAGTCCATCTCCAAGGTGTACAGGCAGTTCGGCATTCAGGACTACACCCGCAAATGGTCGCGCATCACGGCCACCTTGCCGGACGAAGCCCATGCCCGCCTGCTCAACCAGCCCAAGACGCGCCCCATCATCCAGGTGGAATCGCTGAACGTCGACGCCGAGGGACGGCCGCTGCAATACGGCATCACGCGCTTCGCCGGGGACTGGGTGCAGTTGATGATCACCGGCGACGATTAG
- a CDS encoding alpha-D-ribose 1-methylphosphonate 5-triphosphate diphosphatase, translating into MNTSVSSHSALPGIAGRRVLTADGLRAARLGFSGERIAAGAGAAPLLDAGDLLVLPGIIDLHGDAFERAVMPRPGVTFPYENALHDVDRQLLANGITTEFHGVTLSWEGGLRGEPYAERMFDALDRMRPTLGARHNVHLRFETHHVGGIDTARAWIQAGKVQFLALNDHLPSMAKRLGNDRKLLQYAERAECDLDTFQDRIRAAMACADEVAGAMRQLTECAKQAGLEVASHDDPDPATRRYYHQLGCRIAEFPLTAEVARVAHELGDFTVFGGPNVVRGRSHTNAPNATEMIQAGLCGILTSDYYYPAPLAATMKLADNGVLPLAEAWALVSRNPARAAGLRDQGALEPGMLADAIVVDDSVPGVPKVCAAIVGGRLRYAAQQFEMELLRQAQAA; encoded by the coding sequence ATGAATACGTCCGTCTCTTCCCATTCCGCCCTGCCCGGCATCGCCGGCCGCCGCGTCCTGACCGCCGACGGCCTGCGCGCCGCGCGCCTGGGCTTCAGCGGCGAGCGCATCGCCGCCGGCGCGGGCGCCGCGCCTCTGCTGGACGCGGGCGACCTGCTGGTGCTGCCCGGCATCATCGACCTGCACGGCGACGCCTTCGAGCGCGCCGTCATGCCGCGCCCGGGCGTGACGTTTCCCTACGAGAACGCCCTGCACGACGTCGACCGCCAATTGCTCGCCAACGGCATCACCACCGAATTCCACGGCGTCACCCTCTCCTGGGAAGGCGGCCTGCGCGGCGAGCCGTATGCCGAGCGCATGTTCGACGCGCTGGACCGCATGCGCCCGACGTTGGGCGCCCGCCACAACGTGCACCTGCGCTTCGAGACCCACCACGTCGGCGGCATCGATACCGCGCGCGCGTGGATACAGGCCGGCAAGGTCCAGTTCCTGGCCCTGAACGACCACCTGCCCAGCATGGCCAAGCGCCTGGGCAACGACCGTAAATTGCTCCAGTACGCGGAACGCGCCGAGTGCGACCTGGACACTTTCCAGGATCGCATCCGCGCCGCCATGGCCTGCGCCGACGAAGTGGCCGGCGCCATGCGCCAGTTGACCGAATGCGCGAAACAGGCCGGCCTGGAGGTCGCCTCGCACGACGATCCCGATCCCGCGACGCGCCGCTACTACCACCAACTGGGCTGCCGCATCGCCGAATTTCCGCTGACCGCCGAGGTGGCGCGGGTAGCGCACGAACTGGGCGACTTCACGGTCTTCGGCGGACCCAACGTGGTGCGCGGCCGCAGCCATACCAACGCGCCCAACGCGACCGAGATGATCCAGGCCGGCTTGTGCGGCATTCTCACCTCCGACTATTACTATCCGGCGCCCCTGGCGGCGACGATGAAGCTGGCCGACAACGGCGTGCTGCCGCTGGCCGAGGCGTGGGCGCTGGTGTCGCGCAACCCGGCCCGCGCGGCCGGCCTGCGCGACCAGGGCGCGCTGGAGCCGGGCATGCTGGCCGACGCCATCGTCGTCGACGACAGCGTGCCGGGCGTGCCCAAGGTGTGCGCCGCCATCGTCGGCGGCCGGCTGCGCTATGCCGCGCAGCAGTTCGAGATGGAATTGTTGCGGCAGGCCCAGGCCGCCTGA
- a CDS encoding DUF1045 domain-containing protein: MSPDPQRARRLEAERAPEAPAAPAAVSRPSDAPARHAYRYAVYLAPTGAWRDIGSRWLGRDEESGAPLPRDAGDDPRRDAWTEAPRHYGLHATLKPPFRLAPGADAAGLDRAVRALARAHRSFGIALELRTLRGFLAWCLVEDEPAWGARQDDVAAGRAALHALADDAVRRLDPWRAPPSRDELARRLRADLDPAQRAMLETWGYPYVLDTFKFHITLTGHLAGDALAAARAQLAALGAGRLERPMPVDAVTVYVQPSPDAPFVVARHYGFDGATRDGAGADYLPPAAAGAAR, translated from the coding sequence ATGAGCCCGGACCCGCAACGCGCACGGCGGCTGGAGGCGGAGCGCGCGCCGGAGGCCCCGGCCGCCCCGGCGGCTGTCTCCCGCCCCTCGGACGCGCCCGCCCGGCATGCCTACCGCTACGCCGTCTATCTTGCGCCCACGGGCGCCTGGCGCGACATCGGCAGCCGCTGGCTGGGCCGCGACGAAGAAAGCGGCGCCCCGCTGCCGCGCGACGCGGGCGACGACCCACGGCGCGATGCGTGGACCGAGGCGCCGCGCCACTACGGGCTGCATGCCACCTTGAAACCGCCGTTCCGCCTGGCGCCCGGCGCCGACGCGGCGGGCCTGGACCGGGCCGTGCGCGCCCTGGCGCGCGCCCACCGGTCCTTCGGCATCGCGCTGGAGCTGCGCACGCTGCGCGGCTTTCTTGCCTGGTGCCTGGTGGAGGACGAACCGGCCTGGGGCGCGCGCCAGGACGACGTCGCCGCCGGCCGCGCCGCCCTGCACGCCCTGGCCGACGACGCCGTGCGGCGCCTCGATCCCTGGCGCGCCCCGCCCTCCCGGGACGAACTGGCGCGCCGCCTGCGCGCCGATCTCGACCCGGCGCAGCGCGCCATGCTGGAAACCTGGGGCTACCCCTATGTGCTGGACACCTTCAAGTTCCACATCACCTTGACCGGCCATCTCGCCGGCGACGCCCTGGCGGCGGCGCGCGCCCAACTGGCGGCCCTCGGCGCGGGCAGGCTGGAGCGACCGATGCCGGTGGACGCCGTCACCGTCTACGTGCAACCGTCGCCCGATGCGCCCTTCGTCGTGGCGCGCCACTACGGTTTCGACGGCGCCACGCGCGACGGCGCGGGCGCGGACTATCTGCCGCCGGCGGCGGCGGGCGCGGCGCGATGA
- the phnN gene encoding phosphonate metabolism protein/1,5-bisphosphokinase (PRPP-forming) PhnN has product MSAPALPGRRDGNHDGSRLVYVMGASGSGKDTLLRLARARLQSQDRVLVAHRYITRPAGADEASVYLEPAEHARRAALGCFALHWASHGLAYGIGVEIDAWMDAGITVLVNGSRAYLPQACARYPGLCAVTVHVDPHVLRDRLVHRGRESAGDIAARVARAQAVFDIPQECETATVDNNGDAGDAAAELLAIARRRCHGLTTAVGARAPSGRAR; this is encoded by the coding sequence ATGAGCGCGCCCGCCCTTCCCGGCCGCCGGGACGGCAACCATGACGGCAGCCGCCTGGTCTACGTCATGGGCGCCTCCGGCAGCGGCAAGGACACCTTGCTGCGCCTGGCGCGCGCCCGGCTCCAAAGCCAGGACCGCGTCCTGGTCGCGCACCGCTACATCACCCGTCCCGCCGGCGCCGACGAAGCCTCCGTCTACCTGGAACCCGCCGAGCACGCGCGCCGCGCCGCACTGGGCTGCTTCGCGCTGCACTGGGCCAGCCATGGCCTGGCATACGGCATCGGCGTGGAAATCGACGCCTGGATGGACGCCGGCATCACCGTGCTGGTCAACGGCTCGCGCGCCTATCTGCCGCAGGCCTGCGCCCGCTATCCGGGCCTGTGCGCGGTAACCGTGCACGTGGACCCGCACGTCCTGCGCGACCGCCTCGTCCATCGCGGACGCGAAAGCGCCGGCGACATCGCCGCGCGCGTGGCCCGCGCCCAAGCCGTCTTCGACATTCCCCAGGAGTGCGAGACGGCCACCGTGGACAACAACGGCGACGCCGGCGACGCGGCCGCTGAACTGCTCGCCATCGCGCGCCGTCGCTGCCACGGTCTTACAACAGCGGTTGGCGCGCGCGCTCCTTCAGGCAGAGCACGGTAA